Proteins encoded within one genomic window of Chloroflexota bacterium:
- a CDS encoding heme-binding protein, producing the protein MQWSRTWLPLTALALVAAASASPTRAQQAQTPGCASLPTAAELQGLLRDAASGTGISVSLGPDTDAGGIFGGSRMWGAIVNRQGQLCAVNTSTDDPTQVFPGSRAIAEAKAYTANAFSLDDFDLPTARMYTLTQPGHSLAGLNNSNPFDPRALSAPSQPGIGANQIAAGIITFGGGVPLYQDGRIVGGLGVSGDTSCADHEVAKRARDLAGLNPPDGPLSDDIVYAAVDGPSMFAHPICPNTKRNGVFLGDEAP; encoded by the coding sequence ATGCAGTGGTCCCGCACGTGGCTTCCGTTGACGGCGTTGGCGCTGGTCGCGGCCGCGTCCGCGTCGCCCACGCGCGCGCAGCAAGCGCAGACGCCCGGCTGCGCGAGCTTGCCCACCGCGGCGGAACTCCAGGGTCTGCTCCGCGACGCCGCTTCCGGCACGGGAATCAGCGTGAGCCTCGGCCCCGACACGGACGCGGGCGGAATATTCGGCGGCTCGCGCATGTGGGGCGCCATCGTCAATCGGCAGGGCCAGCTCTGCGCGGTCAACACGTCGACCGACGACCCAACTCAGGTTTTTCCGGGTAGCCGGGCGATCGCGGAGGCGAAGGCGTACACCGCGAACGCGTTCAGCCTCGACGACTTCGACCTGCCGACGGCCCGAATGTACACCCTCACCCAGCCCGGCCATTCGCTCGCCGGGCTCAACAACTCCAACCCGTTCGACCCGCGCGCGCTATCGGCGCCGAGTCAGCCGGGAATCGGCGCAAATCAAATCGCGGCCGGGATCATCACGTTTGGAGGGGGCGTGCCCCTCTATCAGGACGGGAGGATCGTTGGCGGGCTGGGCGTAAGCGGCGACACGTCCTGCGCCGACCACGAGGTCGCGAAACGCGCCCGCGACCTCGCCGGACTCAACCCGCCAGACGGGCCGCTCAGCGACGACATCGTGTACGCGGCGGTGGATGGTCCGAGCATGTTTGCCCACCCGATCTGCCCGAACACCAAGCGCAATGGCGTGTTTCTCGGAGACGAGGCGCCTTGA
- a CDS encoding dihydrodipicolinate synthase family protein — MSYVPDELHGICGMMPAFSTPDAGSLTATDTVDTDSLRDALDRVIEDGVGLIATTGTFGQTWNLFYEEFQKLVVASIEAVNNRVPLMLGVTSANPRDVVRRMSFVRDVGGQGVLLGLPHYEPLPIPDIATFYREIAEMFPDISIMIYHNPVNHHVHIPVHVFQDLVKLPNIVAMKDSHRTPLEFQRLHSVIHGKIAHFVNQTQLYPYYEMGASGCWSHHIWAGIWPVLRLLQAVEDGDVEAARRVTADIAPGLGGAGEEDPRARRGHLFYEYAGYVNIGPPRAPHAFALRDPVEAAANEEKARKNAARWVALCEKYRPEVEARRASRVAVSA; from the coding sequence ATGTCCTACGTTCCAGACGAGCTTCACGGGATTTGCGGCATGATGCCCGCGTTTTCGACACCGGATGCAGGATCGCTGACCGCGACCGACACGGTCGACACCGACTCGCTCCGGGATGCCCTGGACCGCGTCATCGAGGATGGCGTCGGGCTCATCGCGACCACGGGCACCTTCGGACAGACGTGGAACCTCTTCTATGAGGAGTTTCAGAAGCTGGTGGTCGCCAGCATCGAGGCAGTGAACAACCGCGTGCCCCTCATGCTCGGCGTCACCTCCGCGAACCCGCGCGATGTCGTGCGCCGGATGTCCTTCGTCCGAGATGTCGGAGGACAGGGAGTCCTCCTCGGGCTGCCCCACTACGAGCCGCTTCCCATACCGGACATCGCCACGTTCTATCGCGAGATCGCCGAGATGTTCCCGGACATCTCGATCATGATCTACCACAACCCGGTCAATCACCACGTTCACATCCCCGTCCACGTCTTCCAGGACCTGGTCAAGCTGCCGAACATCGTGGCGATGAAGGATAGCCATCGCACGCCCCTCGAATTCCAGCGGCTCCATAGTGTGATTCACGGAAAGATCGCGCACTTCGTGAATCAGACCCAGCTCTACCCCTATTACGAGATGGGCGCATCGGGGTGCTGGTCGCACCATATCTGGGCCGGTATCTGGCCGGTGCTTCGCCTCCTCCAGGCCGTCGAGGACGGAGACGTAGAGGCGGCGCGGCGAGTTACGGCGGACATCGCGCCGGGGCTCGGCGGCGCTGGCGAAGAAGATCCGCGCGCCCGCCGCGGGCACCTCTTCTACGAGTACGCCGGATACGTCAACATCGGACCGCCCCGTGCACCGCACGCTTTTGCGCTGCGGGACCCCGTCGAGGCGGCGGCCAACGAGGAGAAAGCGCGGAAGAACGCTGCGCGCTGGGTGGCCCTGTGCGAGAAGTATCGCCCGGAGGTCGAGGCCCGGCGCGCAAGCCGCGTGGCCGTCTCAGCCTGA